GGCCTTCTTCAGGGCCTTCTTTGCCCGGTCTGTGCTCCATCCGGCGCAGTCCTTCCCGTCGATTTGGAGGACCTGATCCCCAAAGCGCAGCCCCACCAGAGCTGCCGGAGAGTTGGCCTTGACCAGTTGGACAAACATCCCCTGAGGAAGAAGACGAGATTGCTTGTGAGAAGAAACCTCATGCTGAATTTGTAACACAAGCCCTAGGATGCTagtagtagggttaccaggtccctcttcgccgctggctggaggtttttggggcggagcctgaggaggatggggtttggggaggggagggacttcaatgccatagagtccaatggccaaatcggccattttttccaggagaactgatctctgtcggctggtgatcagttgtaatagtgggagatctccagctaccacctggaggttggcaaccctagtggtggctggagatggcccgctattacaactgatctccagccaatagacatcagttcccctggagaaaatggctgctttggcagttggactctatggcattgaagtccctcccctggcaaccctagccaccacctggaggttgcagcaAGAGAATGACCAGCAAACAGACTCAATAATATACActcaatatatatacaaaaaaattttttaagaaACTATGTAACCACTATATAACAactatgtgtaaaaaaaaaaccaacacctaTAATccaaaaaagtgaaactatacAAACAACCCAAATAATAAAAACTTCAAAGTCAATTTGAAGTATAAATGGCACTTGGTCCAATATCTTAGATTTAAACACTTTTCAATAGCCACTTCGAGGGCTGTAGATAAACCATGTCTTCTTGTCCAGAAGAATTTTTTGGATGTCTCAGAAAGAGCCAGGAAAATTTGCAGATATGCAGGGAACGTTTTCCGGATAGCTTTAAACGTTTTCACCAgtaggtggcttcatcagccttctaTCAAACTCAAAGTACTTGAAGCCATAGTTTTCTTTCTCAAAGCTTTTTCTtagaatttttttgtgtgtgtatatattgagTGTATATTATTGAGCCTATTTGCTAGTCATTCTCTTGCTATTTCCTATACAGCATAGGTGTTTTTCGTTGTTGCCagaccacctagaggttggcaaacctactggagACCCGAGTCTTGCAAACATTCTTTCTTccaaaggagcttcgcccccaaACCCACCTTGTCAATGCTTCTCAGCCGCAGTCCCGTCTTCCCTCGCTCATCCTTGCAGAGGTGGATCTCCCGCAGTCCTGGCTTGATCTCTGCCCGACGCATCCCCAGGTTGTTTCCTGTCACGGGGGCGGCCATCCCGCCATGCACCGGAACAGCTGGGACCACGGCCTGCCCAAGAAGCCACAGTTagagagaaagagacaaagaCCAACATTCAACCcagctcagggttgccaactccaggctgggcaATACGTGGAAATTTCGGGCTGGAATTAAGTACCTTAAGGTCACGAACAAATATACATAagggccaaaattaatactaagtACAAACGATGTTTGgcaattatatataataaatttattaCTTACTTACAAATAGACACAAAATAACAACCAGACAATTAGACCAAAACtaattcaggtttcctgaaaaaaatcgggcccgaaatttaaagaatatatatatatatttttgcacacACCCCAGTCGCCACTTGTAAAGAGAATACATACATTGCTGCCTGCTGGGACAAGCGCCAGGTTTTTCTGGACCTCCTCGCTGGAAAGGGAGAGCCCCATATAATCATTGAGTTCTGAAAGGTTGGGGTACAACACTGGGAGGTCTGAAAAGAAGTGGAGAGAGAAGCATTAATTTGGAGGGCAGAGAAAGCATGCGCATAGATGTGAAAAGCCCAAGGGAGCACAGTGTGCCCAGCTCGGTACAGTGGCCCAGAGATGCACAAAAAAAGGTAGTCTCCAGACCTCATGGGTGTAGATGTTCATCACCCCACTGATGGTCACTTCATGGGATAGCACAGCTAACTCAGTGAACCATCTCAGCTGGTATCTTCAGAGCttagaagctaggcagggtcagccctggttagtacttggatgggagaccacgaagcaattccagggttgctacgcacagccaggcaatggcaaactacctttgcttgtctctgccctgatctggatggcccaggctagcccaaacttgtcagatctcaaaagctaagcagggtcagccctggttagtgcttgggaTGGGAGAAtactgaggaagtccaggtttggtatgcagaagaaggcagggGCAAACCACCTCAATTGGTCAGCTCTAatcgggatggcccaggctagcctaatttcatcagatatcacatgaacacataaagctgccttgtactgaatcaggcccttgttccatcaaagtcagtattgtctactcagaccggcagcagctctccagggtctcaggcagagtctttcacaccacctacttgcctagtccctttaactggagatgctggggattgaatctgggaccttctgcatgccaagcagatgctctaccactgagccacagccctcccctcaaatcagaagctaagcagggtcggcgctggttaatacttggatgggagaccactgaggaagtccagggttgctctgcagaggcttgcaatggcaaactacctctgtttgtctctgccctgacctgcatgacccaggctagcccaatcttaaaagctaaacagggttggccctggttagtacttggacgggagaccgccaaggaggtccagggtcacGATGtagagacaagcaatggcaaaccatctctgaatgtctcttgctttgaaaaccctaaaggaTCGCCacaagtctgctgcaacttgacagcccctcccacccccagagctTTCATATCATTCAAGGCCAACTCAAACCCCACTCAAGGGgacagttcacacattcagctgagaGCGATCCTCCAGAGCCAAGAGATCCCGTTCTGACATGCATCCAGAGGTGAATCGGTATCATAATATTTACAAAAAATAGTCACCTGATAATTTGTGGGGAACTGACCATTGAAATACATTGCACGTGAAGTGACTGACCGTTCCTAGTTTCATCAGTGGTGTTGGATCAGTCAAgactcattcacacatgcaaggttACCTCATTGAGGCAATAGTCAACAcgcatgtgtgaatcagctctGGATGCCATCTCAAAGCTAGTCGGATCTCATCCAGGACACTGCCTCCTGTTCTGGATGCCAAGCttgaagaaggatgtagacaaaacTGAACATCTTCAGATGAGGGAAAAGGCGATGGTCGGCGAGTGGAAAAGCAAGAGCAACCCCCTTCTTTGGTGGGTACCACCTCAAACTCTGGAACCGAGCTACGCTTGCTCGTTTTCAATaatcaggactagggttgccaacctccaggtggtgattggTGTTCTCTTGctcttataactgatctccaggcaacagagctcagttcacctgaagaaaatgaccactttggaaggtggactctatggcattataccccactgaagtccctcccgtccccaaaccctgccctcctcaggctccacccccaaaatctccaggtatttcccaacccagagctggcaaccctaaccaggacaGACTTTGGAAGCCAGGAATACCCCACCACACATCAGCTCTCGCTTCAACCTAGGATTGCTAACTTtccacttgggaaattcctgaagatttgggggtggagcctggggagggcaaggtttgaggaggggagggacctcaacagggtacaaagccatagagtccccccACCTCCAAgggagccattttctctaggggaactgatctctgttgtttggaaatCTGTTGTACTTCTGGGCagtcttcaggccccacctgtaaaTTGGCAACTCCACCTCAAGCCCATTCTTAGCCTCTTAAGGCTAAGGTGCAGAATACTGTCTCGGAAGAATTACCATCTGTTTTGGAGGGCTCGGCCGCCTCTTCCAGAGAGGTTGCAGCTGCTGGAACTGAAGCGGAAACCAAAGCAGGAGCTGgagctgaagatgggggtggaGGCAGAACGGAGAACGGAGCTGGAACCGGAGCCGAGACCAGCACCGGAGGGGCCATGTTGGCCTGGGCCTAAAATGACAGGAGGGACCATAAAATTGGTGCAGATCCCTGAACACAGAactgaacccatgaacacatgaagctgccttctattgaatcagaccactggtccatcagtagggttgccaacatcgaggtggtggctggagatctcccgctattacaactgacctctaggtgat
This Euleptes europaea isolate rEulEur1 chromosome 2, rEulEur1.hap1, whole genome shotgun sequence DNA region includes the following protein-coding sequences:
- the SDCBP2 gene encoding syntenin-2 translates to MATLYPSLEDLRVDQVLKAQANMAPPVLVSAPVPAPFSVLPPPPSSAPAPALVSASVPAAAPVLYPNLSELNDYMGLSLSSEEVQKNLALVPAGSNAVVPAVPVHGGMAAPVTGNNLGMRRAEIKPGLREIHLCKDERGKTGLRLRSIDKGMFVQLVKANSPAALVGLRFGDQVLQIDGKDCAGWSTDRAKKALKKASPEKIVMVVRDRPFQRTVTLHKDSTGHVGFVVKKGLIASIVRGSSAARNGLLTNHYICEVNGQNVIGLRDRDITDILANAGDIVTITIIPAVIYEHMVKKLSPGLVKASMDHSVPDV